A window of the Xenopus laevis strain J_2021 chromosome 9_10L, Xenopus_laevis_v10.1, whole genome shotgun sequence genome harbors these coding sequences:
- the ndufb3.L gene encoding NADH dehydrogenase [ubiquinone] 1 beta subcomplex subunit 3 translates to MGHGHDHHGHAKMQLPDYKQWKIEGTPLEEVQKRLANRGLRDPWLRNEAWRYMGGYAKPATFKDVVFRGFKWGFAAFVVALGVEYALFPPKKSEGHH, encoded by the exons ATGGGTCACGGCCACGACCACCATGGACATGCTAAAATGCAGCTGCCTGACTATAAGCAGTGGAAAATAGAAGGTACTCCTCTGGAGGAAGTACAGAAAAGGCTGGCGAATCGAGGGCTTAGGGATCCATGGTTAAG AAACGAAGCCTGGAGGTACATGGGTGGGTACGCTAAACCTGCAACTTTCAAGGACGTTGTGttcagaggcttcaaatggggttttgctGCCTTTGTGGTAGCACTCGGTGTTGAATATGCCTTGTTCCCACCAAAGAAATCTGAAGGCCACCATTAG